The Delphinus delphis chromosome 2, mDelDel1.2, whole genome shotgun sequence genome contains a region encoding:
- the SEC11A gene encoding signal peptidase complex catalytic subunit SEC11A isoform X1, with translation MLSLDFLDDVRRMNKRQLYYQVLNFGMIVSSALMIWKGLMVITGSESPIVVVLSGSMEPAFHRGDLLFLTNRVEDPIRVGEIVVFRIEGREIPIVHRVLKIHEKQNGHIKFLTKGDNNAVDDRGLYKQGQHWLEKKDVVGRARGFVPYIGIVTILMNDYPKFKYAVLFLLGLFVLVHRE, from the exons CTCTATTATCAAGTCCTAAATTTTGGAATGATTGTCTCCTCGGCACTAATGATCTGGAAGGGGTTAATGGTCATAACTGGAAGTGAAAGTCCAATTGTAGTGGTGCTCAg tGGCAGCATGGAACCTGCATTTCATAGAGGAGATCTTCTCTTTCTAACAAATCGAGTTGAAGATCCCATACGAGTGGGAGAAATTGTTGTTTTTAGGATAGAAGGAAGAGAGATTCCTATAGTTCACCGAGTCTTGAAGATTCATGAAAA GCAAAATGGACATATCAAGTTTTTGACCAAAGGAGATAATAATGCAGTTGATGACCGAGGCCTCTATAAACAAGGACAACATTGGCTAGAGAAAAAAGATGTCGTGGGGAGAGCGAGGGG atttgtTCCTTACATTGGGATTGTGACGATCCTCATGAATGACTATCCTAAATTTAAG tATGCAGTACTGTTTTTGCTGGGTTTATTTGTGCTGGTCCATCGTGAGTAA
- the SEC11A gene encoding signal peptidase complex catalytic subunit SEC11A isoform X2, with product MIVSSALMIWKGLMVITGSESPIVVVLSGSMEPAFHRGDLLFLTNRVEDPIRVGEIVVFRIEGREIPIVHRVLKIHEKQNGHIKFLTKGDNNAVDDRGLYKQGQHWLEKKDVVGRARGFVPYIGIVTILMNDYPKFKYAVLFLLGLFVLVHRE from the exons ATGATTGTCTCCTCGGCACTAATGATCTGGAAGGGGTTAATGGTCATAACTGGAAGTGAAAGTCCAATTGTAGTGGTGCTCAg tGGCAGCATGGAACCTGCATTTCATAGAGGAGATCTTCTCTTTCTAACAAATCGAGTTGAAGATCCCATACGAGTGGGAGAAATTGTTGTTTTTAGGATAGAAGGAAGAGAGATTCCTATAGTTCACCGAGTCTTGAAGATTCATGAAAA GCAAAATGGACATATCAAGTTTTTGACCAAAGGAGATAATAATGCAGTTGATGACCGAGGCCTCTATAAACAAGGACAACATTGGCTAGAGAAAAAAGATGTCGTGGGGAGAGCGAGGGG atttgtTCCTTACATTGGGATTGTGACGATCCTCATGAATGACTATCCTAAATTTAAG tATGCAGTACTGTTTTTGCTGGGTTTATTTGTGCTGGTCCATCGTGAGTAA